The following nucleotide sequence is from Sander vitreus isolate 19-12246 chromosome 3, sanVit1, whole genome shotgun sequence.
TTGCTCATACAATTGCTTGGTAAAAGAAGTATCCTTCACATGTGTCACCCCCGCtgtggttgtgtgtctgtcaggagaGCCCTTATACCTGACTGTTCAGTGATAAGACACATTCCTGCATTTCTATCTAAGAAGAAAATGTACACCagtcacacgcacacagactcacagCACACGTAGGCAAGAGTAAGTAAGTGACACTTGTCATTGTGTAAAACTTCTTCACTTGACAAGCTTGATACTCAGATAGCAGCTTACAGTGTCTCTTTCACAATGCAGAACCATGGTGAAATGTAATCACAGACACCTCCCAAAGTATTATCATTGGTCTGCAGGGGTCAGATGTGAGgctccacacacaaaaaaccctAGTCATGTGTGATCTCTCAGATATAGGTCTATCTGATAACTACCAATAAGTACCCGTACATGTTTCTTCCAATTAGAATTAGAAACATTGCCAAATTCAGGTCTGTTGTATCACAATCTGAGCTAGGGATGATCATTAACGCTTTTATATCATCCTGGCTGGACTACTACAATTCCCTTTTCACCTGCCTCAGCAAGTTATCCCAGGACCCATTCATGGTCCAGAATGCTGCTACAAGGCTGATGACAAGGTTCAGCAGACCGACTCCTATCACTCCCATCTTATCCTTTTTACATTAGCTTCCTATCAAATTCAGGATTCATTTTAAGgttctgctggagctgctacccccgcgacccgaccccggataagcggatgaagatggatggatggatggattttaaGGTTCTGACATAGAGAGCCTTGCATGGTCAGGCACTTGTGTACATCTCTGAcctgcttcatttttttttcatagaaaGCTTATTCTCCATCTAGCCTCACCATATTTTCTTAGAAACCCCTGTGGCATAACCCTTTTACCCATAACACCATATTGCAAAATATGTTATCCTGTACTTAACCTCAACTTTATTATCACAAAAGAAGTGTGGCTGCCATTAAAAGCACACACATAAATCGTGGGAATACGGCGATTACAATAAAAAgcaatgtaaaataataaaatgttttacagaaTCTAACATTACCCCGACCCCACACAATGCAGAAAACCTACATTACTGTATattcacaacattttttattttaaatttccTGATGTGTTTGGAGTAAAAGGAAAAGACTAGATTTAACTCAGACACCTTTGCGGCAGATATGCTGATTTTCAGTTTGCAAATCCAGGTAGATTCAAACCTGGTGCTTCTTTctaatcaagtcaagtcaaactCATTTGTTACAATTTATAAACACTTCGTAAAGTGTGTCTTATTAGAAAGTGGTACCTATATGTCAAAATGTCAACTTGTTTGGGAACTTCTTTCTAATTCACACCAGTGTAACACATGGGTTTGTATAATCAGCATAAGACATTTGAGTTtgaaggaaaataaaatgatatgcAAAGCAAATTATCCATAAAGTCTAAATCCAACATgggattaaaataaataaaaaataaaacctgatcCAACCCCTTCTGCTGGAGAGATGGAAGCACACTTGAGGGATACGTAATAAGAAAAAGATTACTGCTTCTCTATTTCTGTCCTGCAAAGCTCTTTAGTGGTCTTACCCTCATGTGTCAGAGACTGTGAGAATGAAGTGTGTGACAtgtttatgtgtgagtgtgtgtttgcgtgtacCTGAGAAAGTTGTGTGATGGGACATACTCAACACTGCAATCAATTGTCCTTCCTCTGAGCAGCCCTGCGTTTCATTCCTGATTGCTCGGATCTGTTTCTTCAGCAGGACTGTTGAAAATTGTCGAAAACCGAGGAGAACATTAAGGATTAACAGAGACACTAAAGAAGCAGTGGTCAAGATGTTGGTCACCATGCTAACAGCCATGTATATGGTGGTCAGAGTCGTAGAATCGGTAAGATGATTATaaatttataaatataaattcattttattactttggacattttgatttaacatgtatgtgtgttaacACTTAATATTCTGtttcctttaaaaatacaatattttctatatatatatatattattctatatattcaatattaaaatactttaatatgattaaaatattctttatatttgtattgaCAAATATAAAGAATATTTCAATATGAGAAGAAATACACTAGTGGGAAAAgtgctgtgtgtttttgctttaaCCATAGCATTGTGGTTTTCTCACCCAGCATGTCATCAGTGCCcaatataaattaggtttatatTGACAACATCATAATGTGATTAATGTGATGTTAAACCAAGCTTTTAATGTGCAGCATTATTATACCTTATTCCTCTCTGCTAATTATGTAACATCTAATACTTGTGTttctaaaaaattaaatatttaccAGGTCAGCAGTCAAAAGACAAGTACCACCAAGAAACTTCAGTAGGCCAAACTGTACTgaaaattgaatttttttttttttacatgtatttgatTAGTAAATGTAGAGAGCCAGGGTAAGTGGAGAGAGGTAAGTTGAGTGATGAGGTCGCTTATGTtgcacactagggctgcacgatatgacctaaaatcaaaatcacgattaattgcacattttacctcgataacgatacaaaaaattgtgattcttattttttttgtcctcaTAGTTCATTGACAAGGTTTGTAGTGTAAATAGGCTTCAGTGTTGAAGGTGAGATATTTTTTCTAATTCAAAAGTGcttatttttgtgattttaaaaataattgaaGGAAACACACAAAGCGGGAACTATTATGgctatttattgaaaatgtataaaattgaaatgaaagcacacattgcttgaaatgaaaatgtcttgtgaaaaaaagtcaccttttagtttttagttttagttttatcgaaattatcgtcatgggaaaaatacgtcgATAACAGCTTCAAAATTTTGATGTTGATAAATTttcgattaatcgttcagccctattgCACACTTTGATTTACACACTGGCACCTTTAACCCAAACTCCTTTTCACTTTCAGATAGGGGTGCGGTTTGCACGGCAACAAGAGCCTTTGCCTTACATGCTGTCCCAGCCTTTGCCTTGGCAGGTTCACTCAGTGTCACACAGTCGGAGGAGCAGCAAAGCAGATGAGGTTAGTTGTAATTAGATCTGTACCTCAGTAGTTGCTGTCGTACACACATCGCCTTGCTGACGCACAAATGCAATTCCTATCAGCTGATACGATGCACATTCATTCTACACATGactaatacacacactataACCATATCCTCTCTTCTGGAGACAAGTAAGGCTGGAGGTATTACTCATAAATTAGCTCTTTCTAATCTTCTGTTATCTAATGGTGAGACAGAGCATGTGGAAAGTTCAGCAGTCAAGCTTGAGTTAGCTTGTTCACCAGTGTCTCAGAGGAGGACTGCAAAGAAAAAGAATATGATTTACAAGAGATAGATCACTTTTGTTCCCTCTGCACTCAAACAGCAACagccaaaagtaaaaaataaagttgagtGCATCAGACTCAGTGAAACACTGATCTTTTGGCCTTGCAGTGAATCAATCTCAGTCAATCAATAAGTCTTTGTGCATAGTGCAACTCCACAACTTCAATTATTTGGCTTTTCTTCAGGCTTTTACTTTCTGAATCAAGGTGCACATTTCAGTCAAAACGGCTCACCTCTGAAGTCCTACGCATAAACTGTAGTTCAGCTGTCTGTGTGGAGTTTTTAGTGCCTTTTTCTTAGTTTAAGGTAACTGGTAACTGGTTTGAAGGTTACTTCTGACATAGACCTTTATAAAGATGAATGTGGCAAATAAAAAGACCAACAGGCGCTGAAGCGTTGGTGGTTAACCGAAGGCACAGGTGGTGAGAAGCGAAGGCAAAAGAACACATTTGCCCACAAAAAACATCCACAGAGCAAACAggaagttaaaaacaaaaacagaggcaGAGGCGAAGAAATACTTTTCGTGTCTTACACTGGCCTAAGTTTAAATTCACCTTAGGGGCTCTGGTAAAAGGAGAGAGGACCTCATTGAGAAGGTAATGGAgccagtgtgtgtgactgaatgCAGGCACACAGCCAAACTGACAGTAAGCAGGCTAAGCTTGTCCAGTCCTCAGCGTCTGGCTTCCTTGCCGCTGCTCTTCTTGAGCAGTAATCCCAATCAAGAGGATTTGTGTTTGAGGTCATTACTCTAACTGTACTGCACATGTTGTACAGTTGAATTAAAGAATTTAGGTAGAAGCGCCGGTGTGACTGTCTGTTTGCATGTGATTGTGTACTGTCAGTGGTATGTGAACAATGTTTCACCCAAGTTCAAGATAAGATTGTAATGTTGATTATTGTCAAACCGGACTGGTATCTCATCCATcttgtcctttttttcccctctgtgcGTCAGTGAGTTTTTCTTCTAACACACAACTATTCCGTTTCATTGACAGTTTGATGGCCTCAGGAGGAACAGCATAGGGGTGTATAGAAAGAGTAAGTAACActgttaattaatttaaatgcaGGCTATGTTTCTGCAATATGAATTCCTCTTAAAGATACTTGATTCAAATCAAGTGTCTGACTGAATCAAACTTTAACCAGAAAAGTAGCCCACTTGAACTAAGGCTAATATGGAAACCATGTGTTTGAATTTGATCATTGCTACAGACTATGTCTCCATGGCAATTGCCTCTGCCTCTCTGGCTGTCCCCTGTGTCCTGTCGTGCTCAGAATCCAATGCCAGCAATGGGACGTGCACCATGCCTGCTGTTCCTCCGCTCAGCCCTGTTGAAGTTGAGAAGGCCGCCGCCACCATCCAGACCCATTTCAGGAAGTTCCAACAGAAGAAGCACAAGAACAGCAAGTAGATGGACA
It contains:
- the LOC144515385 gene encoding uncharacterized protein LOC144515385 isoform X2 codes for the protein MLVTMLTAMYMVVRVVESIGVRFARQQEPLPYMLSQPLPWQVHSVSHSRRSSKADEFDGLRRNSIGVYRKKSNASNGTCTMPAVPPLSPVEVEKAAATIQTHFRKFQQKKHKNSK
- the LOC144515385 gene encoding uncharacterized protein LOC144515385 isoform X1 translates to MLVTMLTAMYMVVRVVESIGVRFARQQEPLPYMLSQPLPWQVHSVSHSRRSSKADEFDGLRRNSIGVYRKNYVSMAIASASLAVPCVLSCSESNASNGTCTMPAVPPLSPVEVEKAAATIQTHFRKFQQKKHKNSK